In Oryza glaberrima chromosome 8, OglaRS2, whole genome shotgun sequence, the following are encoded in one genomic region:
- the LOC127781954 gene encoding epsin-3-like, with protein sequence MATRWQLLGQASGFLQDKYKQARLALGDVTPAELLVQEATNNDGGVGPDARTLACIADAAFDMDDYWRIAGVLRRRMARAGDWKEWRPVYKALVVLEFLLTHGPDEVPRDFLPDVAALRDLRGFTHVDDRGFDWGACMQRRCDSVLSLLTDAERLRDARRRIRVSHSTHELVQQHGSPSSSSGSPSSASSRTSSQSHASSWSVASSDSPTMVCLCAAAADYRHDKKFDAYTADDDWMQHLQVHNTTTTLEYDDDHDHDHDCPNHPPHTTPRSWDAHDDHDCPNHPPHTTPRSWDAHVHDLSLLQRRGRPGTDATFCSRMLGAVNVSSRASGFQSLSQPERRSASKKLQRQLSMEY encoded by the coding sequence ATGGCGACGAGGTGGCAGCTGCTGGGGCAGGCGTCGGGGTTTCTGCAGGACAAATACAAGCAAGCACGGCTGGCCCTGGGCGACGTGACGCCGGCGGAGCTGCTGGTGCAGGAGGCGACCAACAACGACGGCGGAGTGGGCCCCGACGCCAGGACCCTGGCCTGCATAGCCGACGCCGCCTTCGACATGGACGACTACTGGAGGATCGCGGGCGTGCTGAGGCGGAGGATGGCCCGCGCCGGCGACTGGAAGGAGTGGAGGCCCGTGTACAAGGCTCTGGTGGTGCTGGAGTTCCTGCTCACCCACGGGCCCGACGAGGTCCCACGAGACTTCCTGCCGGACGTTGCCGCCCTGCGCGACCTCCGCGGCTTCACCCACGTCGACGACAGGGGCTTCGACTGGGGTGCCTGCATGCAGAGGCGCTGTGACAGCGTCCTCTCGCTGCTCACCGACGCCGAACGCCTCCGCGACGCGCGACGCCGCATCCGCGTCTCCCACTCTACTCACGAGCTGGTGCAGCAGCATggttccccttcctcctcctcggggTCCCCCTCCTCTGCTTCCTCCCGGACCTCCTCGCAGTCGCACGCCAGCAGCTGGTCCGTCGCCTCCTCCGATAGCCCCACCATGGTCTGCctctgtgccgccgccgccgactaccGCCACGACAAGAAGTTCGACGCCTACACGGCGGACGACGACTGGATGCAGCACCTGCAGGTTCACAACACCACCACTACGCTGGAgtacgacgacgaccacgaccaCGACCACGATTGCCCGAATCATCCTCCTCACACTACACCCCGCAGCTGGGACGCCCACGACGACCACGACTGCCCGAATCATCCTCCTCACACTACACCCCGCAGCTGGGACGCCCACGTCCACGACTTGTCCCTGCTGCAGCGGCGCGGCCGCCCAGGAACAGATGCCACCTTCTGCTCCAGGATGCTTGGCGCCGTCAACGTCAGCAGCCGGGCATCCGGCTTCCAGAGCTTGTCGCAGCCGGAACGGAGGTCCGCCAGCAAGAAGCTCCAGCGTCAGCTTTCCATGGAATATTGA
- the LOC127781955 gene encoding uncharacterized protein LOC127781955: MSSSRNPNPPPGSSSSGTNYFPLPFHLQQQPPQPPPMAMASTYQYQQYQQLQQAQQLFQRDAQTITPEALESVKAALATSDVLDPANARATATSSSDPAAKKKAIPRRAAGQSWEDPTLTDWPDNDYRLFCGDLGNEVNDDVLSKAFSRFPSFNMARVVRDKRTGKTKGYGFVSFSNPTDLAGAIKEMNGKYVGNRPIKLRKSNWKERTDVDALERQKNHIQKKPKMPKKSILHK, encoded by the exons ATGTCGTCGTCTCGGAACCCTAATCCTCCTCCCGGATCCTCCTCCTCGGGGACCAATTACTTCCCTCTCCCCTTCCATCTGCAGCAGcaaccgccgcagccgccgccgatggcgatggcgagcacCTACCAGTACCAGCAGtaccagcagctgcagcaggcgCAGCAGCTCTTCCAACGCGACGCGCAGACCATCACCCCCGAGGCGCTCGAGAGCGTCAAGGCCGCCCTCGCCACCAGCGACGTCCTCGACCCCGCCAATGCCAGAGCCACCgcaacctcctcctccgaccctgccgccaagaagaaagccatcccccgccgcgccgccggccaatCCTGGGAGGATCCCACCCTCACCGACTGGCCCGACA ATGACTATCGCTTATTTTGTGGAGATCTGGGCAATGAAGTCAATGACGACGTCCTCTCAAAAGCTTTTTCACGGTTCCCCTCCTTCAACATGGCAAGG GTTGTTCGAGATAAGAGAACTGGCAAAACAAAAGGATATGGATTTGTGAGCTTTTCAAACCCTACTGACCTTGCTGGAGCAATTAAAGAAATGAATG GGAAGTATGTTGGGAACCGCCCTATTAAATTGCGTAAAAGCAATTGGAAAGAGAGGACCGATGTTGATGCTCTAGAAAGACAGAAG AATCACATCCAGAAGAAACCTAAAATGCCCAAGAAAAGTATCCTTCACAAGTAA